The Streptomyces sp. NBC_01298 genome contains the following window.
GGGAGAAGAACGCTCCGATCACGTACAGGCTGCTGCCGGGCCAGTTCGCGAGGATCAGCAGGCCCAGCAGGATGCCGAAGGCACCCTGGACCAGCGTCAGCCCGAGGTGCGCGCCGCGCACCACCACGGCGCCGGCCAGCCGGAACACCCCGCCGACGAGGAAGAGCAGCGCCGCGAACATGGTGAGCGCCTCCGCGCTCGCCTCCGGGCGGCGCAGGATCACGAAACCGGCCGCGATGTTGATCGCGGCGACGATGACGGCCAGCCAGAAGTAGTTGCTCTTGCGCGACTGGATCGCCTGGAACAGGCCCACCGCGCCGCCGAACAGCAGCAGCCAGCCGAAGAGGAACATCGTGGTCAGGGTGGCGACACCGGTGTAGACGAGGCCCACCAGGCCGGCCACCACCAGGAGCGCCCCGAGCAGGGCCATCCACGCGAAACTGCGACTGACCTTCTTCTTGTCGGCCTTCATGTCCTGTGGACCCGTACGGTCCCCACGCTCGCCACGGTCTGCGCCCATGGACGCGCCACCTTTCCGCTGCCCCCGACGGACCTTCGGACCCCGCGACTGCCTGCCGGTCCACCGAGCTGCCGGCGACCGGTCTCTTGATCATAGGTTTGACCGTCCGGGATAGCATCCGGCGCATGGACGCCGCCCTGCTCTCCTCCGTCGCCGACGGGGTCGCCACCGTCGTGATCTCGCACCCCGCCAAGCGCAACGCCATGACGGCCGCGATGTGGCGCGGGCTGCCGGAGCTGCTGGCCGGGCTCGCGGCGGATCCGGCCGTACGGGTACTGGTCCTGACGGGGGCCGGCGAGACCTTCTGCGCGGGGGCCGACATCTCCTCCCTGACCGGGGACGAGGACCCGCAGGCCCTGGCCGTGGCGGCGGAAGAGGCGCTCGCCGCCTTCCCCAAGCCCACGCTGGCCGCGATCCGCGGGTTCTGCGTGGGCGGGGGCAGCCAGCTGGCCGCGGCCTGCGATCTGCGCTTCGCGGAGGAGGGCGCCTCCTTCGGGGTGACTCCGGCGAAGCTGGGCATCGTCTACCCGGCCTCGTCCACCCGGCGGCTCGCCTCGCTGGTGGGCCCGTCGGCCGCCAAGTACCTTCTCTTCTCAGCCGAGTTGATCGACGCGGAACGGGCGCTGCGCACCGGACTGCTGGACGAGCTGCTTCCGGCGGGTCAACTGTCGAAGCGCGTCACGGAGTTCACCCGGATCCTGACCACGCGCAGTCAGCTCACGCAGAGTTCGGCGAAGGAGTTCGCGGACGGCCGCACGGACCGGGACGCCCACTGGGCGGCGCAGGCCGCGGCCAGCGGGGACATCGCGGAGGGGGTCGCCGCGTTCCTGGAACGGCGCGCGCCCGCCTTCAGCTGGACTCCTCCTTCGGAGTGACCGGAGCCGCCTTCGGAGTGACCGGAGCCTTCGCGAGGGCCGGGGCCGTAGGAGTGACCGAGCGGAGCATCGCGACGATCTCTGCGGG
Protein-coding sequences here:
- a CDS encoding enoyl-CoA hydratase/isomerase family protein; amino-acid sequence: MDAALLSSVADGVATVVISHPAKRNAMTAAMWRGLPELLAGLAADPAVRVLVLTGAGETFCAGADISSLTGDEDPQALAVAAEEALAAFPKPTLAAIRGFCVGGGSQLAAACDLRFAEEGASFGVTPAKLGIVYPASSTRRLASLVGPSAAKYLLFSAELIDAERALRTGLLDELLPAGQLSKRVTEFTRILTTRSQLTQSSAKEFADGRTDRDAHWAAQAAASGDIAEGVAAFLERRAPAFSWTPPSE
- a CDS encoding HdeD family acid-resistance protein; translation: MKADKKKVSRSFAWMALLGALLVVAGLVGLVYTGVATLTTMFLFGWLLLFGGAVGLFQAIQSRKSNYFWLAVIVAAINIAAGFVILRRPEASAEALTMFAALLFLVGGVFRLAGAVVVRGAHLGLTLVQGAFGILLGLLILANWPGSSLYVIGAFFSLALLFDGLSLIAVGMGARRILGLVRDDEVPLTPAGAGVAAPETRQAAETNPPEDQERSNN